In one window of Streptomyces sp. FXJ1.172 DNA:
- the rpe gene encoding ribulose-phosphate 3-epimerase: MAVQINPSILSADFARLAEEAKAVQGADWLHVDVMDNHFVPNLTLGVPVVESLARATDTPLDCHLMIEDPDRWAPQYVEAGASSVTFHVEAAAAPVRLAREIRAKGARASMALKPATPIEPFEDLLPELDMLLIMTVEPGFGGQAFLDIMLPKIRRTRELIGKHGLQLWLQVDGGVSASTIERCADAGADVFVAGSAVYGAEDPAEAVRALRAQAEGVTAKASWACDH; encoded by the coding sequence ATGGCCGTGCAGATCAACCCCAGCATCCTGTCCGCCGACTTCGCCCGCCTGGCGGAGGAGGCCAAGGCGGTCCAAGGCGCCGACTGGCTCCATGTCGACGTGATGGACAACCACTTCGTCCCGAACCTCACGCTCGGCGTGCCGGTCGTGGAGTCCCTGGCGCGTGCGACGGACACCCCGCTGGACTGCCATCTCATGATCGAGGATCCCGACCGCTGGGCCCCTCAGTACGTCGAGGCGGGCGCCTCGTCCGTCACCTTCCACGTGGAGGCCGCCGCCGCGCCCGTGCGACTCGCCCGCGAGATCCGTGCCAAGGGTGCCCGCGCCTCCATGGCGCTCAAGCCGGCGACGCCGATCGAGCCGTTCGAGGACCTGCTGCCGGAACTCGACATGCTGCTGATCATGACGGTCGAGCCCGGCTTCGGCGGCCAGGCCTTCCTCGACATCATGCTGCCGAAGATCCGCCGCACCCGGGAGCTGATCGGCAAGCATGGCCTCCAGCTGTGGCTGCAGGTGGACGGCGGTGTCTCGGCGTCGACGATCGAGCGGTGCGCGGACGCGGGAGCGGACGTCTTCGTGGCCGGCTCGGCGGTGTACGGGGCCGAGGACCCGGCGGAGGCGGTCCGTGCCCTGCGCGCCCAGGCGGAGGGCGTTACCGCCAAGGCGTCCTGGGCATGCGACCACTGA
- a CDS encoding ribonuclease domain-containing protein — protein MLSRFGPHMPRVPRSLPRALAGLLAVVLAVLLAGCSSGPQARSGAGTGSGTEPAASAPAWAHGMGTVRESQLPAEARRTLALIDKGGPFPYAKDGVVFGNFEGHLPGRPRGYYHEYTVRTPGSRDRGARRIVTGRGGEIYYTDDHYNSFRAVLR, from the coding sequence ATGCTGTCGCGTTTCGGCCCCCACATGCCGAGAGTGCCCCGGAGCCTGCCCCGTGCGCTCGCGGGGCTGCTGGCCGTCGTGCTCGCCGTGCTGCTCGCGGGGTGCTCGTCCGGTCCGCAGGCGAGGTCCGGTGCCGGGACCGGTTCCGGCACGGAGCCGGCCGCGTCCGCTCCGGCGTGGGCCCACGGCATGGGCACCGTCAGGGAGTCCCAGCTGCCGGCCGAGGCCCGCAGGACCCTCGCCCTGATCGACAAGGGCGGCCCCTTCCCGTACGCCAAGGACGGGGTCGTCTTCGGGAACTTCGAGGGACATCTGCCCGGGCGCCCGCGCGGCTACTACCACGAGTACACGGTCAGGACGCCCGGCTCGCGCGACCGTGGGGCCCGGCGCATCGTCACCGGCCGGGGCGGGGAGATCTACTACACCGATGATCACTACAACTCGTTCCGGGCGGTGCTGAGATGA
- the fmt gene encoding methionyl-tRNA formyltransferase produces the protein MKLVFAGTPEVAVPALDALIASGRHEVAAVVTRPDAPAGRGRRLVASPVAERAMEAGIEVLKPLKPRDPEFLERLKEIAPDCCPVVAYGALLPRVALDIPAHGWVNLHFSLLPAWRGAAPVQHAIMAGDEITGASTFLIEEGLDSGPVYGTVTEEVRSTDTSGDLLTRLAFAGAGLLAATMDGIEDGSLKAVPQPAEGITVAPKITVEDAQVDWAAPALRVDRVVRGCTPAPGAWTTFRGERLKLIQVTPVPERTDLAPGRMAAGKNSVHVGTGSYAVELLWVQAQGKKPMRAADWARGVRISESDTLGG, from the coding sequence ATGAAGCTTGTCTTCGCCGGTACCCCCGAGGTCGCAGTTCCCGCCCTGGACGCTCTGATCGCCTCCGGGCGGCACGAGGTGGCCGCCGTCGTCACGCGGCCCGACGCGCCGGCCGGGCGCGGGCGCAGGCTGGTCGCGTCGCCCGTGGCCGAGCGGGCGATGGAGGCCGGGATCGAGGTGCTCAAGCCCCTCAAGCCGCGCGACCCCGAGTTCCTGGAGCGGCTGAAGGAGATCGCCCCGGACTGCTGCCCGGTCGTCGCCTACGGCGCCCTGCTGCCCAGGGTGGCCCTCGACATCCCGGCGCACGGCTGGGTCAACCTGCACTTCTCGCTGCTGCCCGCCTGGCGCGGGGCCGCGCCGGTGCAGCACGCGATCATGGCGGGCGACGAGATCACCGGCGCCTCCACCTTCCTCATCGAGGAGGGACTCGACTCCGGGCCCGTCTACGGCACCGTCACCGAGGAGGTCAGGTCCACCGACACCAGCGGAGACCTGCTCACGCGGCTCGCCTTCGCCGGAGCCGGGCTGCTCGCCGCGACCATGGACGGCATCGAGGACGGCAGCCTGAAGGCCGTACCGCAGCCGGCCGAGGGCATCACCGTCGCGCCGAAGATCACTGTCGAGGACGCCCAGGTGGACTGGGCCGCGCCCGCGCTGCGCGTGGACCGCGTCGTGCGCGGCTGCACCCCGGCGCCCGGTGCCTGGACCACCTTCCGCGGCGAGCGGCTCAAGCTGATCCAGGTCACGCCGGTGCCCGAGCGCACCGACCTCGCACCGGGCCGGATGGCGGCCGGCAAGAACAGCGTGCACGTGGGCACGGGTTCGTACGCCGTCGAGCTGCTCTGGGTGCAGGCCCAGGGCAAGAAGCCGATGCGTGCGGCCGACTGGGCCCGCGGTGTGCGCATCTCCGAGAGCGACACGCTGGGCGGCTGA
- a CDS encoding RsmB/NOP family class I SAM-dependent RNA methyltransferase: MTEQSRRPRKPAKPYRRPQKDPVRILAFEALRAVDERDAYANLVLPPLLRKAREKEGPEKFDARDAALATELVYGTLRRQGTYDAVIAACVDRPLREVDPPVLDVLSLGVHQLLGTRIPTHAAVSASVELARVVLGDGRAKFVNAVLRKVAQDDLDGWLEKVAPPYDEDPEDHLAVVHSHPRWVVSALWDSLGGGRAGIEDLLEADNERPEVTLVARPGRATAGELLREEAAVPGRWSPYAVRLAEGGEPGAVEAVREGRAGVQDEGSQLVALALANAPVEGSDTKWLDGCAGPGGKAALLAALAAERGATLLASEKQPHRAGLVAKALAGNPGPYQVIAADGTRPPWRPGTFDRVLMDVPCTGLGALRRRPEARWRRRPEDLENFAPLQRALLRTALDSVRVGGIVGYATCSPHLAETRSVVADVLKQRPETELVDARPLLPGVPALGDGPDVQLWPHLHGTDAMYLALIRRTG; this comes from the coding sequence GTGACTGAGCAGTCCCGGCGGCCCCGTAAGCCCGCCAAGCCCTACCGTCGTCCGCAGAAGGATCCCGTCCGCATCCTGGCCTTCGAGGCCTTGCGCGCGGTCGACGAGCGGGACGCGTACGCCAACCTCGTGCTGCCGCCGTTGCTGCGCAAGGCGCGGGAGAAGGAAGGACCGGAGAAGTTCGACGCCCGGGACGCGGCTCTCGCGACCGAGCTGGTGTACGGCACGCTGCGGCGGCAGGGGACGTACGACGCGGTGATCGCCGCTTGTGTCGACCGGCCCCTGCGCGAGGTCGACCCACCGGTGCTGGACGTGCTCAGCCTCGGTGTGCACCAGCTGCTCGGCACCCGGATCCCCACGCACGCCGCCGTGTCGGCCTCCGTGGAGCTGGCGCGGGTGGTGCTCGGTGACGGGCGGGCGAAGTTCGTCAACGCCGTGCTGAGGAAGGTGGCCCAGGACGATCTCGACGGGTGGCTGGAGAAGGTCGCGCCGCCGTACGACGAGGACCCGGAGGATCACCTCGCCGTCGTGCACTCGCATCCCCGCTGGGTCGTCTCGGCGCTCTGGGACTCCCTCGGCGGCGGACGCGCCGGGATCGAGGATCTGCTGGAGGCCGACAATGAGCGGCCCGAGGTGACCCTGGTCGCGCGGCCGGGGCGGGCCACCGCCGGGGAACTGCTGCGCGAGGAGGCCGCCGTGCCGGGGCGCTGGTCGCCCTACGCCGTGCGGCTCGCCGAGGGCGGTGAGCCGGGCGCGGTGGAGGCCGTGCGCGAGGGGCGGGCCGGGGTGCAGGACGAGGGCAGTCAGCTGGTCGCCCTGGCGCTCGCCAACGCGCCCGTCGAGGGGTCCGACACGAAATGGCTCGACGGCTGCGCCGGGCCCGGTGGCAAGGCCGCGCTGCTGGCCGCCCTCGCCGCCGAGCGCGGAGCCACGCTGCTCGCCTCCGAGAAGCAGCCGCACCGGGCGGGGCTGGTCGCCAAGGCGCTGGCCGGCAATCCCGGGCCGTACCAGGTCATCGCCGCCGACGGCACCCGGCCGCCGTGGCGGCCCGGGACCTTCGACCGCGTGCTGATGGACGTGCCGTGCACCGGGCTCGGCGCGCTGCGCAGGCGGCCCGAGGCCCGCTGGCGGCGGCGCCCGGAGGACCTGGAGAACTTCGCGCCGCTCCAGCGCGCCCTGCTGCGCACCGCGCTCGACTCGGTGCGCGTCGGCGGGATCGTCGGTTACGCCACCTGCTCGCCGCACCTTGCCGAGACCCGGTCGGTCGTCGCCGACGTGCTCAAGCAGCGCCCGGAGACGGAGCTGGTCGACGCGCGCCCGCTGCTGCCCGGCGTGCCGGCGCTCGGCGATGGGCCGGACGTCCAGTTGTGGCCGCATCTGCACGGCACCGATGCGATGTATCTGGCGCTCATCCGTCGTACCGGCTGA
- a CDS encoding primosomal protein N' — translation MSSENGVSRAAGDGGAEGAPPEQLALIRESVRKANTPRAKPRTWRGAALAKELPVARVLVDKGVLHLDRYFDYAVPEELDGQAQPGVRVRVRFGAGRHRVREGRREGGGLIDGFLIERRAESDYSGPLAALAQVVSPEPVLSEELLGLARAVADRYAGSLADVLQLAVPPRSARAEQRSSPAPLPPPHTPDAGPWARYEHGGAFLEALASGAAPRAVWNALPGPSWSEELARAVAATLASGRGALVVVPDGRAAARVDVALTALLGAGRHALLTADAGPEKRYAQWLAVRRGSVRAVVGTRAAMFAPVRDLGLVAVWDDGDDSLSEQHAPQPHARDVLLLRAALDKCAFLLGGFSCTVEAAQLVESGWARPLVAGREQVRAAAPLVRTVGDDDLARDEAARAARLPTLAWQAAREGLRHGPVLVQVPRRGYAPRMACAQCRAPARCRHCSGPLQGQDAGVLRCDWCGREESAWHCPQCGGFRLRAQVVGARRTAEELGRAFPAVPVRTSGREHVLDTVPDTPALVVSTPGAEPVAEGGYAAALLLDGWAMLVRPDLRAGEDALRRWIAAGALVRPQGEGGTVVVVAEPTLRPVQALVRWDPVGHAVRELAERAELGFPPVSRMAAVTGAPAAVAEFLTSVELPPDAEVLGPVPVPSTPPGRPRRPGAPPPGEHWERALVRVPPGSGAALAFALKTAQAARMARGSGSAEAVRVRIDPPDIG, via the coding sequence GTGAGCAGCGAGAACGGGGTGTCCCGGGCAGCGGGGGACGGCGGGGCCGAGGGTGCGCCGCCGGAGCAGCTCGCGCTCATCCGGGAGAGCGTGCGCAAGGCGAACACGCCGCGCGCCAAGCCGCGCACCTGGCGGGGGGCCGCGCTCGCCAAGGAACTGCCCGTCGCGCGGGTGCTCGTCGACAAGGGAGTACTGCACCTCGACCGGTACTTCGACTACGCCGTGCCCGAGGAGCTGGACGGCCAGGCGCAGCCCGGAGTGCGCGTGCGGGTCCGGTTCGGTGCCGGGCGGCACCGGGTGCGTGAGGGGCGCCGCGAGGGCGGCGGGCTGATCGACGGGTTCCTCATCGAGCGCCGCGCCGAGTCCGACTACTCCGGGCCGCTGGCCGCGCTGGCCCAGGTCGTGTCGCCCGAGCCGGTGCTGAGCGAGGAGCTGCTGGGCCTCGCCCGGGCCGTCGCCGACCGCTACGCGGGCAGCCTCGCCGATGTGCTCCAGCTGGCCGTGCCGCCGCGCAGCGCACGTGCCGAGCAGCGGTCGTCGCCCGCGCCGCTGCCGCCGCCGCACACCCCGGACGCCGGGCCCTGGGCGAGGTACGAGCACGGGGGTGCCTTTCTCGAGGCCCTGGCCTCGGGCGCAGCACCCAGGGCCGTCTGGAACGCGCTGCCGGGTCCGTCGTGGAGCGAGGAACTGGCCCGGGCCGTCGCCGCCACGCTCGCCTCGGGACGCGGCGCCCTCGTCGTCGTACCGGACGGGCGGGCCGCCGCGCGGGTCGACGTCGCGCTGACCGCGCTGCTCGGCGCGGGCCGGCATGCGCTGCTCACCGCCGACGCGGGTCCCGAGAAGCGGTACGCGCAGTGGCTCGCGGTGCGGCGTGGATCCGTACGGGCCGTGGTCGGGACGCGGGCGGCCATGTTCGCGCCCGTGCGGGATCTCGGGCTCGTCGCCGTGTGGGACGACGGCGACGACAGCCTCAGCGAGCAGCATGCCCCGCAGCCGCACGCGCGCGACGTGCTGCTGCTGCGCGCCGCGCTGGACAAGTGCGCGTTTCTGCTCGGCGGATTCAGCTGCACTGTCGAGGCCGCCCAGCTGGTGGAGAGCGGCTGGGCCCGGCCGCTGGTGGCCGGCCGCGAGCAGGTCCGGGCGGCCGCGCCCCTGGTCCGCACGGTCGGGGACGACGACCTCGCACGCGACGAGGCCGCCCGCGCCGCCCGGCTCCCGACCCTCGCCTGGCAGGCGGCCCGGGAGGGACTGCGGCACGGTCCGGTGCTGGTGCAGGTGCCCCGGCGCGGCTACGCACCCCGCATGGCCTGCGCCCAGTGCCGGGCGCCCGCGCGCTGCCGGCACTGTTCAGGACCGCTCCAGGGGCAGGACGCGGGAGTTCTGCGGTGCGACTGGTGCGGGCGCGAGGAGAGCGCGTGGCACTGCCCGCAGTGCGGTGGCTTCCGGCTGCGCGCCCAGGTGGTGGGAGCGCGGCGGACGGCCGAGGAACTGGGGCGCGCCTTTCCCGCCGTACCGGTGCGGACCTCGGGACGGGAACACGTGCTGGACACCGTGCCGGACACACCCGCGCTGGTGGTGAGCACCCCGGGCGCCGAACCCGTGGCGGAGGGCGGCTATGCGGCGGCCCTCCTGCTGGACGGCTGGGCCATGCTCGTACGGCCCGACCTGCGGGCCGGCGAGGACGCGCTGCGCCGGTGGATCGCGGCCGGCGCGCTGGTGCGGCCGCAGGGCGAGGGCGGCACGGTGGTCGTGGTGGCCGAGCCGACCCTGCGGCCGGTGCAGGCGCTGGTGCGCTGGGACCCCGTCGGGCATGCGGTGCGGGAACTGGCCGAGCGGGCCGAGCTGGGCTTCCCGCCGGTGTCCCGGATGGCGGCCGTCACCGGGGCGCCCGCTGCCGTCGCCGAGTTCCTGACCTCGGTCGAACTGCCGCCGGACGCCGAGGTGTTGGGGCCGGTGCCGGTGCCGTCCACACCTCCCGGCCGACCGCGCAGGCCCGGGGCGCCGCCGCCCGGTGAGCACTGGGAGCGGGCGCTCGTCCGGGTCCCGCCGGGGAGCGGGGCGGCGCTGGCCTTCGCGCTGAAGACCGCCCAGGCCGCTCGGATGGCGCGGGGGAGCGGGAGCGCTGAGGCGGTTCGGGTACGGATCGATCCGCCGGACATCGGCTGA
- a CDS encoding sugar-binding transcriptional regulator has product MNSSEEIAVSGMSAGRSAMRMGPAELVQAAAMARRFYLEGKSKIQIAEEFGVSRFKVARVLETALERDLVRIEIRVPAELDAERSDALRARYGLRHAVVVESPAEAEETPDPENLGEVAADLLGELVNEGDVLGLAWGRSTIHMAAALDRLPPCTVVQLTGVYDAGTAERGSVEAVRRAAQVSGGDAHPIYAPMLLPDAATAAALRNQTGIARAFEYFDKVTVACVSIGSWEPGISTVHDMLSDEERAHYASLGVAAEMSAHLFDAEGRRIGRDLGERCITVKADQLRRIPEVVAIAGGQRKAAAIDAVLRSGLVTSLVTDTSAADYLMTAGPTPKPALSRADPDGL; this is encoded by the coding sequence GTGAACAGCAGTGAGGAGATCGCCGTGTCGGGTATGTCGGCGGGCCGGTCAGCCATGCGGATGGGACCCGCTGAGCTGGTCCAGGCGGCGGCCATGGCCCGCCGCTTCTACCTCGAGGGGAAATCCAAGATCCAGATCGCAGAGGAGTTCGGCGTCAGCCGCTTCAAAGTGGCCCGGGTCCTGGAGACGGCCCTCGAACGGGATCTCGTGCGTATCGAGATCCGTGTGCCGGCCGAACTGGACGCCGAGCGCTCCGACGCGCTCCGCGCCCGCTACGGCCTGAGGCACGCCGTCGTGGTCGAGTCCCCGGCCGAGGCCGAGGAGACCCCCGACCCCGAGAACCTCGGCGAGGTCGCCGCCGACCTGCTCGGCGAACTGGTCAACGAGGGGGACGTGCTGGGGCTGGCCTGGGGCCGGTCCACGATCCACATGGCGGCGGCGCTCGACCGGCTGCCGCCGTGCACGGTGGTGCAGCTGACGGGCGTGTACGACGCCGGGACCGCCGAGCGCGGCTCGGTGGAGGCCGTGCGCCGTGCCGCGCAGGTGTCGGGCGGGGACGCGCACCCCATCTACGCGCCGATGCTGCTGCCGGACGCGGCCACCGCGGCGGCGCTGCGCAATCAGACCGGGATCGCCCGGGCCTTCGAGTACTTCGACAAGGTCACGGTCGCCTGCGTCTCCATCGGCTCCTGGGAGCCGGGCATCTCGACGGTGCACGACATGCTCAGCGACGAGGAGCGGGCGCACTACGCCTCGCTCGGTGTCGCCGCCGAGATGTCCGCGCACCTCTTCGATGCCGAGGGACGCAGGATCGGCCGGGACCTGGGGGAGCGGTGCATCACGGTCAAGGCCGACCAGCTGCGCCGGATCCCGGAGGTCGTGGCGATCGCGGGCGGGCAGCGCAAGGCTGCCGCGATCGACGCGGTGCTGCGGTCCGGGCTGGTCACCAGCCTGGTCACGGACACCTCGGCCGCGGACTACCTGATGACAGCGGGCCCGACCCCGAAGCCCGCACTCAGCCGGGCGGACCCGGACGGGCTCTGA
- a CDS encoding GuaB1 family IMP dehydrogenase-related protein: MRFLNDIQPAYDLTYDDVFMVPSRSAVGSRQGVDLSSPDGTGTTIPLVVANMTAIAGRRMAETMARRGGLVVIPQDIPIDVVTDVVSWVKSRHLVLDTPIVLAPHQTVADALALLPKRAHNAGVVVDENRRPVGVVTDQDLTGVDRFTQLEVVMSKDLLLLDADIDPHEAFNTLDHHNRRYAPAVDKDGKLAGILTRKGALRATLYTPAVDKDGRLRIAAAVGINGDVAGKAKQLLDAGVDTLVIDTAHGHQESMISAIKLVRALDPQVPIAAGNIVSAEGVKDLIDAGADIIKVGVGPGAMCTTRMMTGVGRPQFSAVLECAAEAKKYGKHVWADGGVRHPRDVAMALAAGASNVMVGSWFAGTYESPGDLQHDADGRAYKESFGMASARAVANRTSEESAYDRARKALFEEGISTSRMFLDPARPGVEDLIDSIIAGVRSSCTYAGAGSLEEFAEKAVVGIQSAAGYAEGKPLHASWS; the protein is encoded by the coding sequence GTGCGTTTCCTCAATGACATCCAGCCCGCGTACGACCTGACGTACGACGACGTGTTCATGGTGCCGAGCCGCTCCGCGGTCGGCTCGCGTCAGGGCGTGGACCTCAGCTCGCCGGACGGCACGGGCACCACCATCCCGCTCGTCGTCGCCAACATGACCGCCATCGCCGGCCGCCGCATGGCCGAGACCATGGCCCGCCGCGGCGGTCTGGTGGTCATCCCGCAGGACATCCCGATCGACGTCGTCACTGATGTCGTCTCCTGGGTGAAGAGCCGCCACCTGGTGCTCGACACGCCGATCGTGCTGGCCCCGCACCAGACGGTCGCCGACGCCCTGGCCCTGCTGCCCAAGCGGGCCCACAACGCGGGTGTCGTCGTGGACGAGAACCGGCGGCCCGTCGGTGTCGTCACCGACCAGGACCTGACCGGCGTCGACCGCTTCACCCAGCTCGAAGTGGTCATGTCCAAGGACCTGCTGCTGCTCGACGCGGACATCGACCCGCACGAGGCCTTCAACACCCTCGACCACCACAACCGCCGCTACGCCCCGGCCGTCGACAAGGACGGCAAGCTGGCCGGCATCCTCACCCGCAAGGGCGCCCTGCGCGCCACGCTGTACACGCCGGCCGTCGACAAGGACGGCAGGCTGCGCATCGCCGCCGCCGTCGGCATCAACGGCGATGTGGCGGGCAAGGCCAAGCAGCTGCTCGACGCGGGCGTGGACACGCTCGTCATCGACACCGCGCACGGTCACCAGGAGTCGATGATCAGCGCGATCAAGCTGGTGCGCGCGCTCGACCCGCAGGTGCCGATCGCCGCGGGCAACATCGTCTCCGCCGAGGGCGTCAAGGACCTCATCGACGCCGGCGCGGACATCATCAAGGTCGGTGTGGGCCCCGGCGCCATGTGCACCACCCGCATGATGACCGGCGTGGGCCGGCCGCAGTTCTCCGCGGTTCTTGAGTGCGCCGCCGAGGCGAAGAAGTACGGCAAGCACGTGTGGGCCGACGGCGGTGTCCGGCACCCGCGCGACGTGGCCATGGCCCTCGCGGCCGGTGCGTCCAACGTGATGGTCGGCTCCTGGTTCGCGGGCACCTACGAGTCCCCGGGCGACCTCCAGCACGACGCCGACGGGCGCGCCTACAAGGAGTCCTTCGGCATGGCGTCCGCGCGCGCGGTGGCCAACCGCACGTCGGAGGAGTCGGCCTACGACCGGGCCCGCAAGGCGCTGTTCGAGGAGGGCATCTCCACCTCCCGCATGTTCCTCGACCCGGCCCGCCCGGGCGTCGAGGACCTGATCGACTCGATCATCGCGGGCGTCCGCTCCTCCTGCACCTACGCGGGTGCCGGCTCCCTGGAGGAGTTCGCCGAGAAGGCCGTCGTCGGCATCCAGAGCGCCGCCGGCTACGCCGAGGGCAAGCCGCTGCACGCCAGCTGGAGCTGA
- a CDS encoding barstar family protein yields MSEDLAGRHLVTLDLDGVTDKASLMDRAARALTLPDWFGRNWDALADSLGDHTVWPPGAVEQGMLIVVRGWQPYAEARPEEWRTAQEVFTEAVDRTPSLAVVLALGGTS; encoded by the coding sequence ATGAGCGAAGACCTGGCGGGCCGCCACCTGGTCACGCTGGATCTTGACGGTGTGACCGACAAGGCCAGCCTGATGGACCGGGCCGCCCGCGCCCTGACGCTGCCCGACTGGTTCGGCCGCAACTGGGACGCGCTGGCCGACTCGCTCGGCGACCACACCGTGTGGCCGCCGGGCGCCGTGGAACAGGGGATGCTGATCGTCGTCCGGGGCTGGCAGCCGTATGCCGAGGCGCGCCCCGAGGAGTGGCGGACGGCCCAGGAGGTGTTCACGGAGGCGGTGGACCGTACGCCGTCCCTGGCCGTCGTGCTGGCCCTTGGAGGAACCTCCTAA
- the metK gene encoding methionine adenosyltransferase — translation MSRRLFTSESVTEGHPDKIADQISDTILDALLREDPTSRVAVETLITTGLVHVAGEVTTKAYADIATLVRGKILEIGYDSSKKGFDGASCGVSVSIGAQSPDIAQGVDTAYESRVEGAAAGDEADELDKQGAGDQGLMFGYASDETPTLMPLPIFLAHRLSKRLSEVRKNGTIPYLRPDGKTQVTIEYDGDKAVRLDTVVVSSQHASDIDLESLLAPDIREFVVEPELKALLDEGIKLETEGYRLLVNPTGRFEIGGPMGDAGLTGRKIIIDTYGGMARHGGGAFSGKDPSKVDRSAAYAMRWVAKNVVAAGLASRCEVQVAYAIGKAEPVGLFVETFGTNKVETEKIEKAIDVVFDLRPAAIIRDLDLLRPIYAQTAAYGHFGRELPDFTWERTDRVDALRKAAGL, via the coding sequence GTGTCCCGTCGCCTGTTCACCTCGGAGTCCGTGACCGAGGGTCACCCCGACAAGATCGCTGACCAGATCAGCGACACCATTCTCGACGCGCTTCTGCGTGAGGACCCGACCTCCCGGGTCGCCGTCGAGACGCTGATCACCACCGGCCTGGTGCACGTGGCCGGCGAGGTCACGACCAAGGCTTACGCGGACATCGCGACCCTCGTCCGCGGCAAGATCCTCGAGATCGGCTACGACTCCTCCAAGAAGGGCTTCGACGGCGCTTCCTGCGGCGTGTCGGTCTCCATCGGCGCGCAGTCCCCGGACATCGCACAGGGTGTCGACACGGCGTACGAGTCCCGGGTCGAGGGCGCCGCCGCAGGCGACGAGGCCGACGAGCTGGACAAGCAGGGCGCGGGCGACCAGGGCCTGATGTTCGGCTACGCCTCCGACGAGACGCCGACCCTCATGCCGCTGCCGATCTTCCTGGCGCACCGCCTGTCCAAGCGCCTGTCCGAGGTCCGCAAGAACGGCACCATTCCCTACCTGCGCCCCGACGGCAAGACGCAGGTCACCATCGAGTACGACGGCGACAAGGCCGTCCGCCTCGACACGGTCGTCGTCTCCTCGCAGCACGCCTCCGACATCGACCTGGAGTCGCTGCTCGCTCCCGACATCCGCGAGTTCGTCGTGGAGCCGGAGCTGAAGGCCCTGCTGGACGAGGGCATCAAGCTGGAGACCGAGGGCTACCGCCTGCTGGTCAACCCGACCGGCCGCTTCGAGATCGGCGGCCCGATGGGCGACGCCGGCCTGACCGGCCGCAAGATCATCATCGACACCTACGGCGGCATGGCCCGGCACGGCGGCGGCGCCTTCTCCGGCAAGGACCCGTCCAAGGTCGACCGCTCCGCCGCGTACGCGATGCGCTGGGTGGCGAAGAACGTCGTGGCGGCGGGCCTGGCCTCCCGCTGCGAGGTCCAGGTCGCCTACGCGATCGGCAAGGCCGAGCCCGTCGGCCTCTTCGTGGAGACCTTCGGCACCAACAAGGTCGAGACCGAGAAGATCGAGAAGGCGATCGACGTCGTCTTCGACCTCCGCCCGGCCGCGATCATCCGCGACCTCGACCTGCTCCGCCCGATCTACGCCCAGACGGCTGCGTACGGCCACTTCGGCCGTGAGCTGCCCGACTTCACCTGGGAGCGCACCGACCGCGTGGACGCCCTCCGCAAGGCAGCGGGCCTGTAA